The DNA window GCGAACCACGTGTGGACAGACCGGGCCGATAGAGGGAGCCAAGCGGACGCCATGAACGGAAATGGGGATCCACGGCTGGTGACCAGGATCGCCCTGCGCAACTACAAGAGCATCGCGGCGTGTGACGTGCAGTTGGCGCCGCTGTCCTTTCTGGTCGGCCCGAACGGTAGCGGCAAGAGCAACTTCCTCGATGCCTTGCGCTTCGTTGCGGAGGCGCTGCGCTTTTCGCTCGATCACGGTCGGTGATAGCGAAGCCCGATCAGATCTCTGTCCAGGTGGCGAAGGAGCGCCGTGACCGCCTTGCCGTCGGGGCGGTAGAGAGGCTGCTGGCGCGGAATACACGCGAAATACGCGCTCACGGGATGGATGAGCGGCAGTACCGCCGGTTCCTTCTCCCTTCCGCGTAGGGATGGCCCTCGGGTACGCGGAGCCACGGCCAACTCGGGGGGAGGGTTCGGTAGAGATCGCGTTCGGCTTCTTCTGGG is part of the Spirochaetaceae bacterium genome and encodes:
- a CDS encoding AAA family ATPase produces the protein MNGNGDPRLVTRIALRNYKSIAACDVQLAPLSFLVGPNGSGKSNFLDALRFVAEALRFSLDHGR